TTGCGGGAGGAGGACGGGACGGCGATCGGCGGCATCTGCTCCTTCCGGGACCTTCGGGAGCTGAACATGCTCCGGATCCCCCACGGCCATGCGCGGGATTTCCAGGGGATGGTGAGCAAGAACCCGCGGATCCACGAGGTGTTCGACCTGGTCGAGACGGTCGCCGAGTCCGACGCCAACGTTCTGATCGAAGGGGAGAGCGGCACGGGCAAGGAGCTCGTGGCCCGGGCGATCCACCGGCTGAGCGCGCGGAAGGAGAAGCCGTTCCTCGGGGTGAACTGCGCCTCCCTGAACGAGAACCTGATGGAGAGCGAGCTGTTCGGCCACGTCCGGGGCGCCTTCACGGGAGCGGTGAAGGACCGCATGGGACGGTTCGAGATGGCGGAGGGCGGGACGCTGTTCCTCGACGAGGTCGCCGAGATCGGCATGCATCTCCAGGCGAAACTGCTGCGGGTCCTGCAGGAGAAGGAGTACCAGCGGGTCGGGGAAACGCAGGGGAGGAGGGCCGACGTCAGGATCATCTCCGCCACCAACCGCCGGCTGAAGGAGCTGCTCGACCGGGGGACGTTCCGGGACGACCTGTATTACCGGTTGAACGTCGTCTCCCTCGTCCTGCCGCCGCTGCGGGAGCGGAAGGAGGACATACCGATCCTCGTGGAGCATTTCCTGTCCCGCACCCGGGAGCGGTGCGGCGGCGCCGCCCGGAGCTTCTCTCCCCTCGCGATGCAGGCGCTCCTCGAGTACGGGTGGCCGGGCAACGTGCGGGAGCTGGAAAACGCCGTGGAACGCGCCCGCATCTGCTCCCGCGGCGAGGTCATCGAGGAGTCCGCCCTCCCGGCGGAGATCCGCCGGCGGGGCGTGCCGGCGGGGCGGGGCGCCGGCGCGCCCGTGGACCGCAAGGCGGGATCGGAAGCGGACCGCCTGAGGGAGGCGCTGGCATCCTGCGGAGGGAATCGGAAGGAGGCGGCGGCCCGGCTGGGCGTGAGCCGGGTCACTCTGTGGAGATGGATG
This sequence is a window from Thermodesulfobacteriota bacterium. Protein-coding genes within it:
- a CDS encoding sigma 54-interacting transcriptional regulator, whose product is MMDSFDTLLLGSLSDGVVALSPDGTIRYANRSFLERWGYRLEEIVGKRCSDIVRESICDAGCPFAEVLATGKPVDRFDVEIRGRDGEEMSACINFTPLKDESGRVIAVAEVIRDITKLKELKDNLKKASSMYQMERIKTRTILDNIPAGVYTVNPEMELLSVNPALERITGYRAEEVIGRKCAEVFRSDFCDAGCPLKRSMRTGETLRGVELSLRAKDGSVVPISASTAALREEDGTAIGGICSFRDLRELNMLRIPHGHARDFQGMVSKNPRIHEVFDLVETVAESDANVLIEGESGTGKELVARAIHRLSARKEKPFLGVNCASLNENLMESELFGHVRGAFTGAVKDRMGRFEMAEGGTLFLDEVAEIGMHLQAKLLRVLQEKEYQRVGETQGRRADVRIISATNRRLKELLDRGTFRDDLYYRLNVVSLVLPPLRERKEDIPILVEHFLSRTRERCGGAARSFSPLAMQALLEYGWPGNVRELENAVERARICSRGEVIEESALPAEIRRRGVPAGRGAGAPVDRKAGSEADRLREALASCGGNRKEAAARLGVSRVTLWRWMKRSEGPAGSSA